The region CGCGATGGACACCCTTGCCGTCCGGCTAGCAGTTCCCCCTGTCGGGCCTGCAAAGGACTTGCACCTTCAAGTGAGTGCGCCCTGCCGGGCACACCAAAAGTCACAGCCTCCGATTTCATATCGGAGGCTTTTCATTTGCGCATTTCACAATTGACGCCTCTCCACATTTTGTGGTATCCTTTCAAAAACCTGTTCACGCTTGTGAGTGGAAGAAAAATATGCACTACAGTCGGTTTACTGGTATTTTAGCTGTTTGCCTTATACTGATCCCGCCGGTTTCCGCTTCAGCGGTCGTTGTCGACGGCATAGCCGTGGTCGTCAATAAGGACGCAATTCTTGTAAGCGAGATCAACGAAGTCCTGATGCCCTTGATGCAGGAATATCGCGAAAAATATAGCGGAAAGGAGCTACAGAAGCGCCTGACGGAACTGCGCGAGACCGTTGTCAATCAAGCCGTCGAAACCAAGCTCATCTTGCAGGTGGCAAAGGAGAAGGCGGTAACCGTGAATGAGCGGGATATCGATACCCGGATCGATGCCGTCAAAAGTCGATTCCCGTCGGAGGAGGAGTTTCTCAAGGCGCTTGCGACAAAAGGCCTTACGTATCGCGAGTATCGCGACCAGGTGGCCGAGCAGGTTATGGTGCAGCAGACCGTTCAAAGTTTCACAAGCTCCGGCATCGATGTCAGTGATAACGAGATTAAGGATTATTACCGGGATCACCCGAGCGAATTCGTGACGGAATCAAAGGTGAACCTCGCCCAGATTTTTCTTGCCTCACCCCGCGAAGCAACGCCGGGGACTGTCGAAGCTATTCGGCAACGAGCGATTCAGCTGCACGTTCTGATTGAAGACGGAATGGATTTCATGGAGCTCGCTTCTCATTACTCCGAAGGACCAAACGTTGAGAACGGCGGCCTTATCGGCATTGTCGGAAGAAAGGAAATCCTCCCCGAATTGGAAAAGATAGCTTTCGAGCTCGAATCGGGGGAGGTAAGCCCGGTCATCGAAACGAGCTATGGATTTCACATTCTGAAAGCGATTGAGGCGATGCCGGCCAGAGAAGTTTCCTTCGAGGAAGCCAAGCCGTTTATCGAGGAGCGCCTTCGCGAGACGAAGCGGACCGAAAAGTACAAGCAGTGGATTAAGGAATTGCGCAGCAAGGCCTACATCGACGTGAAATTGTGAAAGGCGAGGCACACTGATGACCACGATCATTGATGTGAAAGCGCGCGAGATTCTCGATTCAAGAGGAAATCCCACCATCGAAGCGGAAGTTACCCTTGCCAGCGGAGCGATCGGCAGGGCCGCCGTCCCCTCCGGCGCCTCAACGGGCGAACATGAGGCGATTGAGCTGCGAGACGGCGACAAGAAACGCTACGGCGGCAAGGGCGTAATGAAAGCAGTCCAAAATGTCAATGAGGTGATCGGGCCGCACGTCGTCGGGCTTGATGCCACCGAACAACTGCTGGTCGATCAGACGATGATAGAACTCGACGGCACACCGAACAAGAAGAAACTGGGGGCTAATGCCATCCTTTCCGTTTCCCTTGCAACCGCAAAAGCGGCCGCCGCGGCTCTCGGGCTTCCGCTCTATCGATATGTCGGGGGGGTGAGCGCGCGATTGCTGCCGGTCCCCCTGATGAACATCCTTAACGGCGGCAAACATGCCGACAATAACCTCGATATCCAGGAGTTCATGATCGTCCCCGTCGGCGCCAAAAGCTTCCGGGAGGCATTGCGACAGGGAGTGGAGGTCTTCCATTCCCTCAAGGCGATCCTCTCGAAGAAGGGCCTGATCACTTCCGTCGGAGACGAGGGCGGCTTTGCGCCGCGGCTCGATTCCAATGCCGAGGCGCTCGACGTTATCATGGCAGCCATCAAATCGGCAGGATACAAGCCCGGAAAGGACGTCCTGCTTGCGCTTGATCCCGCTGCCAGCGAGTTCTTCGATAAGGCGTCCGGCAAATACATTCTGAAAGCCGAAAAGAAACCGGAGAAATCCACCGGCATGTTGATCGATTACTACGGCGACCTTGCGAAAAAATACCCCATTGTCTCCATCGAGGACGGGCTCGCCGAGGATGACTGGGATGGCTGGCAAGCTCTCACGAAAAAGCTCGGCCAGAAACTGCAAATCGTCGGCGATGACCTTTTTGTAACCAATACGGAACGCCTGCGCGAGGGAATACAGAAAAAGGTGGCGAATTCTATCCTCATAAAGCTGAACCAGATCGGGTCCCTCAGTGAAACCCTGCAGGCGATCGAGCTGGCAAAAAGCGCCGGCTACACTTCGGTTATCTCGCACCGCAGCGGCGAAACCGAAGACTCCACGATCGCCGACGTCGCCGTGGCCACCAATGCAGGCCAGATCAAGACAGGGTCGGCCTCGCGGTCCGACCGGATAGCCAAATACAATCAGCTCCTGCGTATTGAAGAGGAACTTGTTGATGTCGCCCAGTTCGGCGGCAAAAATGTTTTCCCGATCGAAACATGAAAAGTCTTCTCAAAAAGAGCTGGCGCATCATCGTTTTTGCAGCCATTCTGGCTGGATGTGTCTACGTGCTTCGCCCCGGCTATCAACGATATGTCGAACAAAAGAAAG is a window of Candidatus Abyssobacteria bacterium SURF_5 DNA encoding:
- the eno gene encoding phosphopyruvate hydratase; translated protein: MTTIIDVKAREILDSRGNPTIEAEVTLASGAIGRAAVPSGASTGEHEAIELRDGDKKRYGGKGVMKAVQNVNEVIGPHVVGLDATEQLLVDQTMIELDGTPNKKKLGANAILSVSLATAKAAAAALGLPLYRYVGGVSARLLPVPLMNILNGGKHADNNLDIQEFMIVPVGAKSFREALRQGVEVFHSLKAILSKKGLITSVGDEGGFAPRLDSNAEALDVIMAAIKSAGYKPGKDVLLALDPAASEFFDKASGKYILKAEKKPEKSTGMLIDYYGDLAKKYPIVSIEDGLAEDDWDGWQALTKKLGQKLQIVGDDLFVTNTERLREGIQKKVANSILIKLNQIGSLSETLQAIELAKSAGYTSVISHRSGETEDSTIADVAVATNAGQIKTGSASRSDRIAKYNQLLRIEEELVDVAQFGGKNVFPIET